GACTTCCTGTTATGCTGGATTTAGTAGTGTTCAATATAGGATCAGTCCTATATGATGATTTCTGATTTTAAAGTCTCTTAGAATTATATTTGTACTGTTTGTCTCAATTTCAGGTTGTAGCTGCAGGCTGAAGAATTCCCAGTCTAGTATTTTTCTCAGTTTTCATTATTGAAGTCAGATGAGGGCAGGATCCATGATTTTTTCGTTAGTGCAAGTACCTAGGTGTAGAATACATCGCTTAGCAAATTATTGGGGTGAAACCTTTCATAGTTTGAGTAAGACTTGTGGAAACAATTCTAGTGTTAGGCTGCTTAGTTCTAGAATTTATGGGCTTCAAGGAGGGCAGAAAAGGAAGTGGACTCGAAGACCTATAACCACAAATACAGAAGGCACTGGGAGCACCAAATCAAGAAGTACCAAGCATGAAATTTTGAGTGAAcctattttaaaaacttttacagaaaatgtaaataaagAACAGGTAGTTGAATTCGACAATGTTCAATACTGTAACTTACAACAAGAGATTGCCCAGAATAAAGACTTGTCTAGCTTAGTCACAGTCATTACTTTTGATATTGAAACCACTGGATTCAGCAGAGAAAATGACCGGATCATTGAGATTGCACTTCGAGACCTTCAGGGTGGTGAGAACAGCACATTCCAAACTCTTGTAAATCCTGAACGCTGTGTTCCTAATTCACACATTCATCACATTACTACTCATATGGTGAACAGACCTGAGGTTCCAAGGTAACTTAAATGTCTATATCTCTTGCATTTTCAGTTCcttggattatgtttatgtttgCAACAACAAATTTTGCCACTATCTCTGTAACACAGTCTTGTGGAATTTATTTGAATGTATCAATGTTTAGATTTTGAGCCAGTTCGTTCATCGAGATGG
This portion of the Arachis duranensis cultivar V14167 chromosome 6, aradu.V14167.gnm2.J7QH, whole genome shotgun sequence genome encodes:
- the LOC107492199 gene encoding exonuclease DPD1, chloroplastic/mitochondrial, translated to MRAGSMIFSLVQVPRCRIHRLANYWGETFHSLSKTCGNNSSVRLLSSRIYGLQGGQKRKWTRRPITTNTEGTGSTKSRSTKHEILSEPILKTFTENVNKEQVVEFDNVQYCNLQQEIAQNKDLSSLVTVITFDIETTGFSRENDRIIEIALRDLQGGENSTFQTLVNPERCVPNSHIHHITTHMVNRPEVPRMEELIPILLQFVRSRQKPRGYVLWVAHNGRAFDFPFIMNEFRRHSTEIPPNWLFVDTLLLARELMKARGTKSTSISLGTLCEHYRIHVDGQAHRAMVDANTLALVLRRLTGDLKLTLSDLVKRSFTAFDIINSKKKKNSD